ATATAATATTTTCTACATAATCCGGAAAATATTGCTCTAAAATTTCTGTCATTTTTTCTTTGGATAAAGGGTGGTTTTGATAGCCCGAAATCTCTTGTATTAGCTTTGCTTTTTCTTCATCATCGGGGTTTACAGATGTGGTTAGCATCAATATAACTGTTTTTGCTTTTTGTTTTTCTTCCAAAAACTTATATTGATCCAGAAATTCCCATCCGTTCATTTTGGGCATACTAATGTCTAAAAATATGATTTCGGGAATAATTTGATTTTCTTTTTTAAGATATTCCATTGCTTCTACACCGGTTTGTGCAAATTGAATGGAGTTGGTAATATTCATTCCTTTAATGATGATTTGATTAAAGCGGTTAGCTTCCGGACTATCATCAATTAATAGAATGCAGTTCAATTTTTTTTTCATTATATAATTGTTTTAGGAATTGTAAAATAAAATGCACTCCCTTTTCCAAGTTCTGATTCAACCCATA
This portion of the Bacteroidota bacterium genome encodes:
- a CDS encoding response regulator — translated: MKKKLNCILLIDDSPEANRFNQIIIKGMNITNSIQFAQTGVEAMEYLKKENQIIPEIIFLDISMPKMNGWEFLDQYKFLEEKQKAKTVILMLTTSVNPDDEEKAKLIQEISGYQNHPLSKEKMTEILEQYFPDYVENIICKK